One segment of Tenrec ecaudatus isolate mTenEca1 chromosome 1, mTenEca1.hap1, whole genome shotgun sequence DNA contains the following:
- the LOC142438916 gene encoding cytokine SCM-1 beta-like, producing the protein MRTLILVCLVLCCLSAYTVEGVGSEVPARNICVSLHTRPLPVQKIKSYTIKEGSMRAVILFTKRGLKVCADPDAKWVKSAIQHVDKKSTTKKNMTQSNLTRPQQSTNTAATLTS; encoded by the exons ATGAGGACTCTCATCCTGGTCTGCCTTGTGCTCTGCTGCCTCAGTGCCTACACTGTGGAAG GTGTGGGGAGTGAAGTTCCAGCCAGGAACATCTGTGTGAGTCTACACACCCGGCCACTGCCTGTCCAGAAAATCAAGTCCTACACCATCAAGGAGGGCTCCATGCGAGCAGTGAT TCTCTTTACCAAGCGTGGCCTGAAGGTCTGTGCTGATCCAGATGCCAAGTGGGTGAAATCGGCAATTCAACACGTGGATAAGAAATCTACAACCAAAAAAAACATGACCCAGAGCAACCTGACCAGACCCCAACAGTCCACCAACACTGCTGCGACCCTGACCAGCTAG